In one window of Nakamurella sp. PAMC28650 DNA:
- a CDS encoding TetR/AcrR family transcriptional regulator — protein sequence MAESTTRATPRLSRSDRRTQLIAAAKGAFVAQGYHAAAMDDIAERAGVSKPVLYQHFPSKLDLYLALLGESADEMVRLVEEALHGTNDNNERVHRAVEAYFSFVADNDQAYRLIFESDLRGQVQVEQIVDRATDSCIAAITDTITTDTGVDPQRSRLLASALVGLSQVSARYWLTQSPGVPRAEAIEMLSTLAWRGISRFPRQA from the coding sequence ATGGCCGAGTCGACGACGCGCGCGACTCCCCGACTGAGCAGGTCCGACCGGCGGACCCAGCTGATTGCCGCGGCCAAGGGCGCGTTCGTCGCCCAGGGCTATCACGCGGCGGCGATGGACGACATCGCCGAGCGAGCCGGTGTCAGCAAACCCGTTCTCTACCAGCACTTCCCATCAAAGCTCGACCTGTACCTCGCGTTGCTGGGCGAGTCGGCGGACGAGATGGTCCGACTGGTCGAGGAAGCCCTGCACGGGACCAACGACAACAACGAACGCGTCCACCGCGCGGTCGAGGCCTACTTCTCGTTCGTCGCGGACAACGACCAGGCCTACCGGCTGATCTTCGAGTCCGACCTGCGGGGTCAGGTGCAGGTGGAGCAGATCGTGGATCGCGCGACGGACTCGTGCATCGCCGCCATCACCGACACGATCACCACCGACACCGGAGTCGATCCGCAACGCTCGCGACTGCTGGCCTCGGCGTTGGTCGGCCTGTCACAGGTCAGTGCGCGGTACTGGTTGACGCAGAGCCCTGGGGTGCCGCGGGCCGAGGCGATCGAGATGCTCTCGACGTTGGCCTGGCGGGGAATCTCCCGATTCCCCCGCCAGGCCTGA
- a CDS encoding DUF3107 domain-containing protein codes for MDIKIGVTDSGRELVVTSASQPDEIEALVNEALKNPTGTLVLVDEKGRRVMVPSARISYIEIAPADVRRVGFSTTG; via the coding sequence GTGGATATCAAGATCGGTGTGACCGACAGTGGACGCGAATTGGTGGTCACGTCGGCGTCCCAGCCCGACGAGATCGAGGCGCTGGTCAACGAGGCGCTGAAGAATCCGACCGGCACCCTGGTGCTGGTCGACGAGAAGGGCCGCCGGGTGATGGTGCCGTCGGCGCGGATCTCCTACATCGAGATCGCCCCGGCCGACGTGCGCCGGGTGGGCTTCTCCACCACCGGCTGA
- the nucS gene encoding endonuclease NucS, which yields MRLVVARCSVDYVGRLTAHLPMATRLLLVKADGSVSIHADDRAYKPLNWMSPPCWLVQQDGVWRVENKAGEQLIITIEEVLHDSQHELGIDPGLVKDGVEAHLQALLAEQIQTLGAGYTLIRREYPTPVGPVDLLCRDETGAVVAVEIKRRGEIDGVEQLTRYVNLLSRDPLLGTVTGVFAAQQIKPQARTLAEDRGIRCLVLDYDQLRGLDDTVGRLF from the coding sequence GTGCGTCTCGTGGTGGCCCGGTGCTCAGTCGACTACGTGGGTCGTCTGACGGCTCACCTCCCGATGGCTACCCGGCTGCTCCTGGTGAAGGCCGACGGATCGGTGTCGATCCATGCAGACGATCGCGCCTACAAGCCCTTGAACTGGATGAGCCCACCGTGCTGGCTCGTGCAGCAGGACGGTGTCTGGCGGGTCGAGAACAAGGCCGGCGAGCAGCTGATCATCACCATCGAGGAGGTGCTGCACGATTCGCAGCACGAACTCGGCATCGACCCGGGGTTGGTCAAGGATGGTGTCGAGGCGCATCTGCAGGCCCTGCTGGCCGAACAGATCCAGACCCTCGGCGCCGGTTACACCCTGATCCGGCGCGAGTATCCGACCCCGGTCGGCCCGGTGGATCTGCTGTGCCGGGACGAAACCGGGGCGGTGGTGGCGGTGGAGATCAAACGTCGCGGCGAGATCGACGGGGTGGAACAACTGACCCGGTACGTCAACCTGCTCAGCCGGGATCCGCTGCTGGGCACGGTCACCGGGGTTTTCGCCGCCCAGCAGATCAAGCCGCAGGCCCGCACGCTGGCCGAGGATCGTGGGATCCGTTGTCTGGTGCTGGATTACGACCAACTACGCGGGCTGGACGACACGGTCGGACGTCTGTTCTGA
- a CDS encoding sucrase ferredoxin, whose translation MTTPLPVLCSQAAKDCGDDPAGTAATFSSFLLLRHPGPWSANAAEDATGLLPPGTAAAVAATSGLRAFAIRDVHPRRRSHPPAGYCGVNGPSGYVAPLREASDASVPPARREALVGPLFAVCTNGRRDRCCAIVGRGVAVGLHAEFGDRVVEISHLGGHRYAGTMLVLPWGYAYGFLDLAGARAVVRAADRGLVHPQGLRGRADLPPAAQAADVPLRRDLGPAAPDAVLIRAVPAGHGDRVSVDASVLGEPVTVRLRRESGPTVGETLCGGKLFATGRWIRDQLD comes from the coding sequence GTGACGACTCCCCTGCCCGTCCTCTGCTCGCAGGCTGCCAAGGACTGCGGCGACGACCCGGCCGGTACCGCTGCGACGTTCTCCTCGTTCCTGCTCCTGCGGCACCCGGGGCCTTGGAGCGCGAACGCCGCCGAGGATGCGACCGGTCTGCTGCCCCCCGGGACCGCAGCCGCGGTGGCGGCCACCAGCGGTCTGCGTGCCTTTGCCATCCGTGACGTCCATCCCCGTCGCCGCTCCCACCCGCCGGCCGGATACTGCGGTGTCAACGGCCCGTCGGGGTACGTCGCCCCCCTCCGGGAGGCATCAGATGCCTCGGTGCCACCCGCACGGCGAGAGGCCCTGGTGGGGCCCCTGTTCGCCGTCTGCACGAACGGGCGCCGCGACCGGTGCTGCGCCATCGTGGGTCGCGGGGTCGCCGTCGGGCTGCACGCCGAGTTCGGTGATCGCGTGGTCGAGATCAGCCACCTCGGCGGTCACCGTTACGCCGGCACCATGCTCGTGCTGCCGTGGGGCTACGCCTACGGATTCCTCGATCTGGCCGGTGCCCGGGCCGTCGTCCGTGCCGCCGACCGGGGACTGGTCCATCCGCAGGGACTTCGTGGCCGGGCGGACCTGCCACCGGCCGCGCAGGCCGCCGACGTCCCGCTCCGCCGCGACCTGGGACCGGCGGCCCCGGATGCGGTGCTCATCCGCGCGGTACCGGCGGGTCACGGCGATCGGGTCAGCGTCGATGCCAGCGTTCTCGGTGAGCCCGTGACGGTGCGCCTGCGACGTGAGAGCGGACCAACCGTGGGCGAAACACTATGCGGTGGAAAACTTTTCGCCACCGGGCGATGGATCAGGGACCAGCTCGACTAG
- the murA gene encoding UDP-N-acetylglucosamine 1-carboxyvinyltransferase has translation MDERFLVTGGARLCGEVSVAGAKNSVLKLMAAALLAEGTTVITNCPAILDVPLMADVLIGLGCRVEMVGDKVSITAPAELSYEADFPAVGRLRASVCVLGPLMGRCHRARVALPGGDAIGSRPLDMHQNGLRALGATMSIEHGMVVGEAERLRGAQIGLDFPSVGATENILMAAVLAQGTTVIDNAAREPEIIDLALMLGRMGARISGAGSAMITIEGVDVLHPTEHRTVGDRVVGGTWAYAAAVTRGNVLVRGVDARHLAAPLERLTQAGAHIEMLDDGFSVDMQGRPRAVDFITMPYPGFPTDLQPMALALAAVADGNSLITENVFEARFRFVDELIRMGADARTDGHHASLRGRPKLSSAPVWSTDIRAGAGLVLAGLVAEGVTEVHEVGHIDRGYPRFVEDLQSLGAEIERVAL, from the coding sequence GTGGACGAACGCTTCCTGGTGACCGGCGGCGCCCGCCTCTGCGGCGAGGTGTCGGTGGCGGGCGCGAAGAACAGCGTGCTCAAACTGATGGCGGCCGCGCTCCTGGCCGAGGGCACCACGGTGATCACGAACTGCCCGGCCATCCTGGACGTCCCGTTGATGGCGGACGTCCTGATCGGTCTGGGCTGCCGGGTGGAGATGGTCGGCGACAAGGTCTCGATCACGGCTCCGGCGGAGCTCTCGTACGAAGCGGACTTCCCGGCCGTTGGGCGACTTCGCGCCTCGGTCTGCGTGCTCGGCCCGTTGATGGGTCGCTGTCACCGTGCGCGGGTGGCACTCCCCGGCGGTGACGCCATCGGCTCCCGCCCGCTGGACATGCACCAGAACGGACTGCGTGCGCTCGGTGCCACGATGAGCATCGAGCACGGCATGGTCGTCGGTGAGGCGGAACGTCTGCGCGGCGCACAGATCGGTCTCGACTTCCCGAGTGTGGGGGCGACCGAGAACATCCTGATGGCCGCCGTCCTCGCCCAGGGCACCACGGTGATCGACAACGCGGCCCGCGAACCGGAGATCATCGACCTGGCCCTGATGCTGGGCCGGATGGGCGCCCGGATCAGCGGCGCGGGCAGTGCGATGATCACGATCGAGGGTGTCGACGTCCTGCATCCGACCGAGCACCGCACGGTCGGCGACCGGGTGGTCGGCGGCACCTGGGCCTATGCCGCGGCCGTCACCCGGGGCAACGTGCTGGTCCGCGGCGTCGACGCCCGGCACCTGGCCGCCCCGCTCGAGCGGCTGACGCAGGCCGGAGCGCACATCGAAATGCTCGACGACGGATTCTCCGTCGACATGCAGGGGCGTCCACGCGCGGTCGATTTCATCACGATGCCCTACCCGGGCTTCCCGACCGATCTGCAGCCCATGGCGCTTGCGCTGGCCGCCGTGGCCGACGGGAATTCGCTGATCACCGAGAACGTGTTCGAGGCCCGTTTTCGTTTCGTGGACGAGTTGATCCGCATGGGCGCGGACGCGCGGACCGATGGTCATCACGCTTCGCTGCGCGGCCGGCCGAAGCTGTCCAGTGCCCCGGTGTGGTCGACCGACATCCGCGCCGGTGCGGGCCTGGTGCTCGCCGGGTTGGTCGCCGAAGGCGTCACCGAGGTGCACGAGGTGGGCCACATCGACCGCGGGTACCCGCGCTTCGTGGAGGATCTGCAGTCGCTCGGGGCCGAGATCGAGCGGGTCGCTCTCTAG
- a CDS encoding cob(I)yrinic acid a,c-diamide adenosyltransferase gives MAVHLTRIYTRTGDDGTTGLSDFSRVAKTDPRLIAYADCDETNAALGVVMTLGSPSAELATVISRVQNELFDLGADLATPIEPEPKYPPLRVTQEYVDRLEADCDRFNELLAPLKSFILPGGTPAGALLHVARTIARRAERAAWALMAVDAERTNPLAPMYLNRLSDLLFILGRVANPEGDIQWIPGGDRS, from the coding sequence ATGGCCGTTCATCTCACCCGCATCTACACCCGCACCGGCGACGACGGGACCACCGGGCTGTCGGATTTCTCCAGGGTCGCCAAGACCGATCCGCGGCTGATCGCCTACGCGGACTGCGACGAGACCAACGCCGCCCTGGGGGTGGTGATGACTCTCGGGTCGCCCTCCGCCGAGCTCGCCACGGTGATCTCCCGGGTGCAGAACGAGCTGTTCGACCTCGGTGCCGATCTGGCCACGCCGATCGAACCGGAACCGAAGTACCCCCCGCTCCGGGTCACGCAGGAGTACGTCGACCGGCTGGAAGCGGACTGCGACCGGTTCAACGAGCTACTGGCGCCGTTGAAGTCGTTCATCCTGCCCGGTGGCACTCCGGCGGGCGCACTGCTCCATGTCGCACGGACCATCGCCCGACGCGCCGAACGCGCCGCCTGGGCCCTGATGGCCGTCGATGCCGAACGGACCAACCCGCTCGCGCCGATGTACCTGAACCGGCTCTCCGACCTGCTCTTCATCCTCGGCCGGGTCGCCAACCCTGAGGGTGACATCCAGTGGATACCCGGCGGCGACCGGTCCTGA
- a CDS encoding DUF2550 domain-containing protein — protein sequence MVSAEIAGVALLLVLVASIIAIAFRRSMLTKSGGVDFCWRKSTASDGSGWIFGQGRYREGELTLYRSFSPLPVASKVLRRDRLALGERRPLAGTEPDLLPFGSVVVRCTDGRTPMELALSEEAITGLRSWLESVPPATGSISGRQHGGLREV from the coding sequence ATGGTCAGCGCTGAGATCGCCGGGGTCGCGTTGCTCCTCGTCCTGGTGGCGTCGATCATCGCGATCGCATTCCGTCGTTCGATGTTGACCAAGTCCGGCGGTGTCGACTTCTGCTGGCGAAAATCCACGGCCTCCGACGGCAGCGGGTGGATCTTCGGTCAGGGCCGGTACCGCGAGGGCGAGCTAACGCTGTACCGCTCGTTCAGCCCGCTGCCTGTCGCTTCGAAGGTGCTCCGGCGTGACCGTCTTGCCCTCGGGGAGCGACGTCCATTGGCCGGCACCGAACCGGATCTGCTGCCGTTCGGCTCCGTGGTGGTGCGATGTACCGACGGCAGGACCCCGATGGAGTTGGCGCTGTCCGAAGAGGCCATCACCGGGCTGCGCTCGTGGCTGGAGTCGGTGCCACCGGCCACCGGCAGCATCAGCGGCCGACAGCACGGCGGGCTGCGCGAGGTCTGA
- a CDS encoding F0F1 ATP synthase subunit epsilon has protein sequence MSEMQVDLVAVERQIWSGPAQMVVARTVDGDIGVMPGHAPLLAQLREGFAARIIEPDGTVRGVAVHGGFLSVTKERVSILAEDAELSENIDVTQARAAYERAKATGTETAETEADLRRARAQLLATGETV, from the coding sequence GTGTCTGAGATGCAGGTTGATCTGGTTGCCGTGGAGCGGCAGATCTGGTCCGGTCCCGCCCAAATGGTCGTGGCAAGGACGGTCGACGGCGACATCGGTGTGATGCCCGGACATGCCCCGCTGCTGGCCCAGCTCCGTGAGGGCTTTGCAGCGCGCATCATCGAACCGGACGGCACCGTGCGGGGCGTTGCGGTGCACGGCGGGTTCCTGTCGGTGACCAAGGAGCGTGTATCGATCCTGGCCGAGGACGCGGAACTCAGCGAGAACATCGATGTCACCCAGGCCCGTGCCGCCTACGAGCGTGCCAAGGCCACCGGAACCGAAACCGCCGAGACCGAGGCAGATCTGCGCCGAGCACGCGCACAACTGCTGGCCACCGGCGAGACCGTCTGA
- the atpD gene encoding F0F1 ATP synthase subunit beta: MTTATKSAVAGRVVRVIGPVVDVEFPRGEVPELFNALNVEVSGLGDKRVLTLEVALHLGDDIVRAISMQPTDGLVRGASVSDSGKPISVPVGDIVKGHVFNALGKCLDAPGTAEDAEHWPIYRKPPPFDQLEGKTEQLVTGIKVIDLLTPYVQGGKIGLFGGAGVGKTVLIQEMITRVAKNFGGTSVFAGVGERTREGNDLITEMTESGVIRDTALVFGQMDEPPGTRMRVALSALTMAEYFRDVQNQDVLLFIDNIFRFTQAGSEVSTLLGRMPSAVGYQPTLADEMGELQERITSTRGRSITSLQAIYVPADDYTDPAPAAAFAHLDATTELARSITEKGIYPAVDPLSSTSRILDPQFVGDEHYRVAQEVIRILQKYKELQNIIAILGMDELAEEDKLLVGRARRMERFLGQNFFVAKQFTGMDGSYVEMADTISAFDDIAKGEYDNIPEQAFLNVGGLDDVMAKAKSLES; encoded by the coding sequence GTGACCACTGCCACCAAATCCGCCGTCGCCGGCCGCGTCGTCCGCGTCATCGGTCCGGTCGTCGACGTCGAATTCCCCCGGGGCGAGGTGCCCGAGCTGTTCAATGCGCTCAACGTCGAGGTCTCCGGCCTGGGCGACAAGCGCGTGCTGACCCTCGAGGTCGCGCTGCACCTGGGCGACGACATCGTCAGGGCCATCTCCATGCAGCCCACCGACGGCCTGGTCCGCGGCGCGTCGGTCAGCGACTCGGGCAAGCCCATCTCGGTGCCAGTCGGGGACATCGTCAAGGGTCACGTGTTCAACGCGTTGGGCAAGTGCCTCGACGCGCCGGGAACGGCGGAGGACGCCGAGCACTGGCCCATCTACCGGAAGCCGCCGCCCTTCGACCAGCTCGAGGGCAAGACCGAGCAGCTGGTCACCGGGATCAAGGTGATCGACCTGCTGACCCCGTACGTCCAGGGCGGCAAGATCGGCCTGTTCGGTGGTGCCGGCGTCGGCAAGACCGTGTTGATCCAGGAGATGATCACCCGGGTCGCCAAGAACTTCGGTGGCACCTCGGTGTTCGCCGGCGTCGGCGAGCGCACCCGTGAGGGCAACGACCTCATCACCGAGATGACGGAGTCCGGCGTCATCCGTGACACGGCGCTGGTGTTCGGCCAGATGGACGAGCCGCCGGGGACCCGTATGCGGGTCGCGCTGTCCGCGCTGACCATGGCGGAATACTTCCGTGATGTCCAGAACCAGGACGTGCTGCTGTTCATCGACAACATCTTCCGGTTCACCCAGGCCGGTTCCGAGGTCTCCACCCTGCTCGGCCGGATGCCTTCGGCCGTCGGCTACCAGCCGACCCTCGCAGACGAGATGGGCGAGCTGCAGGAGCGGATCACCTCCACCCGCGGACGGTCCATCACCTCGCTGCAGGCGATCTACGTGCCGGCCGACGACTACACGGACCCGGCTCCTGCAGCGGCGTTCGCCCATCTGGATGCGACCACCGAGCTCGCCAGGTCCATCACCGAGAAGGGCATCTACCCGGCCGTCGACCCGCTGTCCTCGACCTCCCGGATCCTGGATCCGCAGTTCGTCGGTGACGAGCACTACCGGGTCGCGCAGGAGGTCATCCGGATCCTGCAGAAGTACAAGGAACTGCAGAACATCATCGCCATCCTCGGGATGGACGAGCTGGCGGAGGAGGACAAGCTCCTCGTCGGGCGGGCCCGCCGGATGGAACGTTTCCTGGGACAGAACTTCTTCGTGGCCAAGCAGTTCACCGGCATGGACGGGTCGTACGTCGAGATGGCCGACACCATCTCCGCGTTCGACGACATCGCGAAGGGCGAATACGACAACATCCCGGAGCAGGCCTTCCTGAACGTCGGCGGCCTGGATGACGTGATGGCCAAGGCCAAGTCCCTCGAGTCGTAA
- a CDS encoding F0F1 ATP synthase subunit gamma, which yields MAAQVRVLRQRVKSVQSTQKTTKAMEMIATSRIARAQAKVLAAAPYSAQITDVLTALATASTLDHPLLVQRPNARRAGILVVTSDRGLCGGYNANVLKATEELTSLLRSQGKEPVYYVIGRKGVGYFSFRQRAIERSWTGFSEQPSYDDAVAACESLLPAFVTGSDGQLDDGTAGIDEIHLVSTHFESMITQTPTVRRVAPMEIEYVESTANTPLLPAYEFEPEPGALLDALLPKYVTTRIFAALLDSAASESAARRAACKAATDNANDIIKILSRQANQARQAQITQELSEIVGGAAALAAAGSEED from the coding sequence ATGGCAGCCCAGGTGAGGGTGCTGCGTCAACGGGTCAAGTCCGTGCAGTCGACGCAGAAGACCACTAAGGCGATGGAGATGATCGCCACCTCCCGCATCGCCAGGGCGCAGGCCAAGGTGCTGGCGGCCGCTCCGTACTCGGCGCAGATCACCGACGTCCTGACCGCTCTGGCCACCGCCTCGACGCTCGACCACCCGCTGTTGGTGCAGAGGCCGAACGCCAGGCGCGCCGGCATCCTGGTCGTGACATCGGATCGCGGTCTCTGCGGGGGCTACAACGCCAACGTGCTGAAGGCGACAGAGGAGCTGACCTCGCTCCTGCGCTCGCAGGGCAAGGAGCCGGTCTACTACGTGATCGGCCGCAAGGGCGTCGGCTACTTCAGCTTCCGCCAGCGCGCGATCGAGCGTTCGTGGACCGGTTTCTCGGAGCAGCCGTCCTACGACGACGCGGTCGCGGCCTGCGAGTCGCTGCTGCCGGCGTTCGTGACGGGCAGCGACGGGCAGCTCGACGACGGCACCGCCGGCATCGACGAGATCCATCTCGTGTCGACGCACTTCGAGTCGATGATCACCCAGACGCCGACGGTGCGCAGGGTGGCGCCGATGGAGATCGAGTACGTGGAGAGCACTGCGAATACGCCGCTGCTACCGGCCTACGAGTTCGAACCCGAACCGGGGGCGCTGCTGGATGCGTTGCTCCCGAAGTACGTGACGACCAGGATCTTCGCGGCGTTGCTCGATTCGGCGGCCAGCGAGTCCGCCGCCCGTCGCGCTGCCTGCAAGGCGGCGACCGACAACGCCAACGACATCATCAAGATTCTGTCCCGGCAGGCCAACCAGGCCCGGCAGGCGCAGATCACCCAGGAACTCAGCGAGATCGTCGGCGGCGCCGCCGCCTTGGCTGCAGCAGGAAGCGAAGAGGACTAG
- the atpA gene encoding F0F1 ATP synthase subunit alpha, with the protein MTELTISADEIRSAIEGYVSEYAPEVTREEIGIISSTGDGIATIEGLPSAMANELLSFPGGVLGVALNLDVRTIGAVILGDANTLQEGQQVTRTGEVLSVPVGDAFLGRVINPLGQPIDGLGEIKAEKNRALELQAASVVERQGVSEPMQTGIKAIDAMTPIGRGQRQLIIGDRKTGKTAVCVDTILNQKANWETGDPKQQVRCIYVAIGQKGTTIAGVRQSLEDAGALAYTTIVAAPASDSAGFKWLAPYTGSAIGQHWMYQGKHVLIIFDDLSKQAEAYRAISLLLRRPPGREAYPGDVFYLHSRLLERCAKLSDELGAGSMTGLPIIETKAGDVSAYIPTNVISITDGQCFLEGDLFNSGVRPAVNVGVSVSRVGGAAQVKAMRKVSGTLRLDLSAYRELEAFAAFGSDLDAVSKRALSRGSRLVELLKQAQFAPFAVEEQVVSLWTGTRGHLDRVPVQDIRRFEAEFLQYLRHAPGGPLEVIRTSKDLTPDTEKALVAAFGDFADGFTTSDGTILGREQKFEAMDPAKVGQEKVQVRKPAPTK; encoded by the coding sequence ATGACCGAGTTGACGATCTCCGCAGACGAGATCCGCTCTGCGATCGAAGGCTATGTCTCCGAGTACGCACCCGAGGTGACCCGAGAAGAGATCGGCATCATCTCGAGCACCGGGGACGGGATCGCCACGATCGAGGGCCTGCCCTCCGCGATGGCGAACGAGCTGCTGAGTTTTCCCGGCGGTGTGCTCGGCGTCGCCCTCAACCTCGACGTCCGGACGATCGGCGCCGTCATCCTGGGCGACGCCAACACGTTGCAGGAGGGTCAGCAGGTCACCCGTACCGGCGAAGTGCTCTCCGTACCGGTGGGGGACGCGTTCCTCGGCCGGGTGATCAATCCGCTCGGGCAGCCGATCGACGGTCTCGGAGAGATCAAGGCCGAGAAGAACCGCGCCCTCGAGTTGCAGGCTGCTTCGGTCGTCGAGCGCCAGGGTGTCAGCGAACCCATGCAGACCGGCATCAAGGCCATCGACGCGATGACTCCGATCGGCCGCGGCCAGCGCCAGCTGATCATCGGTGACCGCAAGACCGGCAAGACCGCGGTCTGCGTCGACACCATCCTGAACCAGAAGGCCAACTGGGAGACCGGGGACCCGAAGCAGCAGGTGCGCTGCATCTACGTCGCCATCGGCCAGAAGGGGACCACGATCGCCGGTGTCCGGCAGTCCCTCGAGGACGCCGGCGCGCTGGCCTACACCACCATCGTGGCCGCCCCTGCGTCCGACTCCGCCGGCTTCAAGTGGCTCGCCCCGTACACCGGCTCGGCCATCGGACAGCACTGGATGTACCAGGGGAAGCACGTCCTGATCATCTTCGACGACCTGTCCAAGCAGGCCGAGGCCTACCGTGCCATTTCGCTGCTGCTCCGTCGCCCGCCCGGGCGCGAGGCGTACCCGGGTGACGTCTTCTACCTGCACTCCCGTCTGCTCGAGCGTTGCGCCAAGCTCTCCGACGAGCTGGGTGCCGGATCGATGACCGGTCTCCCGATCATCGAGACGAAGGCCGGTGACGTCTCGGCCTACATCCCCACCAACGTCATCTCGATCACCGACGGCCAGTGCTTCCTGGAGGGTGACCTGTTCAACTCGGGCGTCCGCCCGGCCGTCAACGTCGGCGTGTCGGTGTCCCGGGTCGGCGGCGCTGCCCAGGTCAAGGCCATGCGGAAGGTGTCCGGCACGCTGCGTCTCGACCTGTCGGCCTACCGCGAGCTGGAGGCCTTCGCGGCCTTCGGATCCGATCTGGATGCCGTCTCCAAGCGGGCGCTGTCCCGAGGTTCACGGCTGGTGGAACTGCTGAAGCAGGCTCAGTTCGCGCCGTTCGCGGTCGAGGAGCAGGTCGTCTCGCTCTGGACCGGCACCCGCGGTCATCTCGACCGGGTGCCCGTGCAGGACATCCGCCGCTTCGAGGCCGAGTTCCTCCAGTATCTGCGTCATGCGCCGGGTGGTCCGCTCGAGGTCATCAGGACATCGAAGGACCTGACGCCGGACACCGAGAAGGCGTTGGTGGCTGCCTTCGGTGATTTCGCCGACGGCTTCACCACCTCGGACGGCACCATCCTCGGGCGGGAGCAGAAGTTCGAGGCGATGGATCCGGCCAAGGTCGGCCAGGAGAAGGTGCAGGTCCGCAAGCCTGCTCCGACCAAGTGA
- a CDS encoding F0F1 ATP synthase subunit delta, translating to MEHIASTQALAAASGTLLLQAATLDDTGLGVLGSDLAGVGSLLSQNPVLRRTLSEATTDVDHRAGVMRSLLAGKVGGPAAAIVDFTVRQSWATGRDLADGLVRLGRTAMFLRAERSGELDEVEDQLFRFGRIIDGAPGLSVILDDPTTPGPARASLVARLLDGRAHRLTSELLAQLATDPGSRSFTHGVGEIVRQAAERKDKVVATVHSATTLTIEQTSRLTAALAKMYGRPVSVHVLVEPALQGGILVRVGDEVIDGSVAGRLDALRRRLAS from the coding sequence ATGGAGCACATCGCGAGCACGCAGGCCCTGGCCGCGGCCAGCGGCACGTTGCTGCTGCAGGCCGCGACGCTGGACGACACCGGTCTGGGAGTTCTCGGTTCGGATCTCGCGGGCGTCGGGAGTCTGCTGAGCCAGAACCCCGTCCTGCGCCGGACCCTGTCCGAGGCGACCACCGACGTCGACCACCGGGCCGGCGTGATGAGGTCGCTGCTGGCCGGCAAGGTGGGCGGGCCCGCTGCCGCGATCGTCGATTTCACGGTGCGGCAGTCCTGGGCGACCGGTCGCGATCTCGCCGACGGCCTCGTCCGCTTGGGCCGCACCGCGATGTTCCTGCGCGCAGAGCGCTCCGGCGAACTGGACGAGGTCGAGGATCAGTTGTTCCGGTTCGGCCGGATCATCGACGGTGCGCCGGGACTGTCCGTCATCCTGGACGACCCGACCACGCCCGGTCCGGCCAGGGCGTCTCTCGTCGCGCGCCTGCTGGACGGCCGGGCTCACCGGTTGACCTCCGAGCTGCTCGCTCAGCTGGCCACCGACCCGGGGTCGCGCTCGTTCACCCACGGGGTCGGCGAGATCGTCAGGCAGGCCGCCGAGCGCAAGGACAAGGTGGTGGCCACCGTGCACTCGGCCACCACGCTGACGATCGAGCAGACCTCCCGGCTGACGGCCGCGCTGGCCAAGATGTACGGCCGGCCCGTCTCGGTGCACGTGCTGGTGGAACCGGCCCTGCAGGGCGGGATCCTGGTCCGGGTCGGTGACGAGGTCATCGACGGAAGCGTGGCCGGCCGGCTGGACGCACTACGCCGCCGGTTGGCAAGCTGA
- a CDS encoding F0F1 ATP synthase subunit B, producing MYPVATLAADPVISPIGVPVGELIIAVVGFGLLFFVLRKLAWPMFEKAYSARTAAIEGGIAQAAEAQTEAAAALAEYQRQLAGAREEAGKIREDARAQAQSIRDDMLAAAHAETERIAAAGRAQLDAQRAQIVAELRGDLGRVSVELASKVVGESLEDEARQRRTVERFLAELEN from the coding sequence ATGTATCCCGTCGCAACGCTGGCCGCTGACCCGGTGATCAGTCCGATCGGGGTCCCCGTCGGTGAACTGATCATCGCCGTCGTCGGGTTTGGCCTGTTGTTCTTCGTCCTGCGCAAATTGGCCTGGCCGATGTTCGAGAAGGCTTACTCAGCAAGAACTGCCGCCATCGAGGGCGGGATAGCGCAGGCTGCAGAGGCGCAGACCGAGGCCGCTGCGGCGCTGGCCGAGTACCAGCGGCAGCTGGCCGGAGCGCGCGAGGAGGCCGGCAAGATCCGCGAGGACGCGAGGGCTCAGGCCCAGTCCATCCGCGACGACATGCTGGCTGCGGCGCACGCGGAGACCGAGCGGATCGCGGCGGCCGGCCGGGCCCAGCTCGACGCGCAGAGGGCGCAGATCGTCGCCGAACTCCGTGGCGATCTCGGCCGGGTGTCGGTCGAACTGGCCAGCAAGGTGGTGGGTGAGTCCCTCGAGGACGAAGCCCGCCAGCGTCGCACCGTCGAGCGGTTCCTGGCCGAGCTGGAGAACTGA